The Lolium rigidum isolate FL_2022 chromosome 1, APGP_CSIRO_Lrig_0.1, whole genome shotgun sequence region ggaagcaatgacctcgatacaggctcgctaccaggcgggcccgatggagaagcgagcggtcacttggggCGTCCGCCGCGATGTATTCCAggcgcaaatatgcgccaggtttgtgtCGCTGCGGACgctccgatcactttgcgtcgcaccGCTAGAaaggtaccagacgcattttcgacATGCGCAGATGCAAAGcgaccccgttggagatgcccttaatacTACTGGGCCCGGTCATCTAATTGCTGTGTCAACGGAGGCTAATCAAGTATTATGTGTTTTTTGCAAAGATTACCAAGAAATCTGGTGTTCTGTGCAAAAGAGACTGCAACCTGTGGTTTTGTGCAAAAGATTCACCAACAGCTGGTGTTATGTGCTATTTCCTCGTCTTTTAGACACAATGGATATTTACAGACATGCTAATCATTGTATCCACAAACTCTCTTAGCTCTCCCGTTAGGATCCTACATTTTAACTATCCACCCAAAACTTGTTTTCCTCTGCTAGCTTCTTTGCCCTTTAAATCCGTCGAGTGAAATCCGAAAACCTTGTCACTTATCACTACATCCGGGCGAAGATGTAGCGCGCGACTAAAGGAGTGATGAACCGGTCCTTGCTCATTTAACACCACGTCCACGGTCCGATGTGGCGCGCCACTAAAAAAACGATAACCCGACTCTTGCTTATTTAACATCATATCCAATGTGGTGCGTCGCTAGGAGGGTTATACCCAACGAGTTTCTAAGAAGGTTACCGATCAGAAAAGTGAGATTATCTTATCTTCAAATACAGTTTCTCCGTCCCAAACTCCCAAAGTGAGATTGTCTGGACTTTATCCGCATATCATGATCTATACCGGATCGTGCTGATGCGgcgaaaccatgaaaaatagctgaCGTGTCTACTAAAAAATGCTTGCTTGTTCGATGACAAATAGGAAGCGGAGCGCGCAAAGAACCAATTTTGTTCTCCTTAAAAAAGAAGAGAGCATTTCCTGCCACCTTCCCTGATTCCATCATTCGGCGCATAGTAGATCACTCCTAGCAAGCAGCCAGCTGCTGTCCCCCGTTTTGCCTCGACATGTCCGCCGCCGTAGGCTCGCCGTTCCCGGCCGTGGCCGTGGCGCAGAACAGCCGGCGGGGTCGCGCCGCCGCTGTGCAGGTCCGTAGCTCGGCGATGGCCGCGGCGGCGCCCATCCTGGACGACCTGAGGCTGCGGTGCGCGACGCCGCTCCCTCTGCTGCGGCACGTGGCGGACGCCATGGCCGCGGACATGCGCGCCGGGCTTGCCGCGGACGGCGCCGGCGAGCTCAAGATGATCCCCAGCTACGTCTACTCGCTCCCCACTGGGTAACTGACCAGCTAACTCGGCATCGATCCTCGCTTAGTGATTCAGAGATTGTGATTAGTACAGTAAACGAGCTCTGCTTTTAGCTTGTGATTCAGAGAGTGTGATTAGTACAGTAAACGAGCTCTGCTTTTAGCTTGTGATTCAGAGATTGCGATTAGTAGTCTCATTCCTAGAATtaataaaaaaaaattcgaaatgggGGAtgtgccccagcctctgcatcaaaaagaTGCATACGGCTGCTTTATTACCTTATTCAAGTCCGGTTTTAACCTTATTACAACTCAAGTCTCATGTCAAGTTGATCTGAAAATCAACCAACGCAAGAAAAATAAAGCAAAAGACAAAGCGGCATCACAAAGTGATCCTATGATCAAGCCGCCACCCACACCGGCTGAAGAAATCCCGTGCTACCTTCTCCAGTCGGTTGCACCCATACTCCATGACATCCCGCTGCTCCTCGGACTGGAGATAAGACCACGTACGGATCCAGTGAATAACCATAGGGAGAACCTGCAAGAAAGGTTGTTTTGTCGGTTTGTTAAAAACAGTATCATTGCGCATATTCCAAATAGCCCAAAGAACAGCGCAGACTCCCACCCTAATTTGAACCAAATCCTTCTTGGCAATACCGCTTAACCTATTACCAAAGAGATTTGTAATGTTTTTTGGCATAGTAGTCTCATTCCTAGAATTAATAAATGTAGCCGTTTGTTAAGATTGTGACTTCATTCAGTTCATTCGTTAGATTGGTCATCATGATTGTTATGCCGTAGGAATGAGACAGGGCTGTTCTATGCCCTGGATCTTGGAGGTACCAACTTCAGAGTCCTCAGGGTGCAGCTGGGAGGAAAAGATAGGCGTGTCATCGACAGCGAGTCCGAGCAAGTGTCGATCCCAAAAGAAATCATGCATGGAACAACTGAGGTAACtgcttcgtttttttttttttccttaagCTGGTTCTCTTTGTGGAAATACAACTGGATTCTATGCTGGTTAGCAATTTGATACTTGGCGCCGCAACTGCTGCTGAACAGGAACTCTTCGATTTCATTGCGGCCCGCCTGTCGAATTTTGTGGCCAAGGAGGGCGGCAACTTTCGTCTTCAGAAAGGTAGAAAGAGAGAGATAGGTTTTACCTTCTCCTTTCCGGTAAAGCAAACTTCTATTGATTCCGGCATTCTGATCAAGTGGACAAAGGGTTTTGCCGTCTCTGGAACTGTAAGGTTTTCTTTCTTTCCAAATGCATTTCCTCATATTTGTATATTCCTTGTTCATTTCCATGTATGATCGAAAGTTCCCTGCGTGAACAAATAATGTCTCTTCCTAGTCACACAATATAGTTTATGGACTTTTCCAGTCGGGTTAATGCTAACAATAAAGCAATATAATTGTCTTCACAGGCTGGAAAGGATGTAGTTGCCTGTCTAAATGCTGCAATGGAGAGACAAGGGCTTGACATGCGTGTATCTGCTTTGGTAAGCAAATAAGCAATCGTCAAAACTTATAGTTGTTCAGATAACGGAAGAGCTATATTGCCTTCCGGCCTCTGCATCAGAAGTGCTCTTAGTGGGCAAAGCAAATGGGATTTTCTCTGCTTTGTCATGGGCTGAAATGCTTTCAAAATGACATTGTTTCCACTCAAAAATTCAGATACAATTTAAGCAAATGAATCCCTTAACAGGTAAACGATACCGTTGGAACCTTAGCTGGAGCGCATTATTGGGATGAGGACGTGATGGTTGCAGTAATATTGGGCACTGGCACAAATGCTTGCTACATTGAGAAAAACGATTTTATCCCAAAGCTCCTACACCTTGGGCCTGTAGCAGGAAACACGGTATGCTGCCATTTCGTTGCtgctttgccaaaaaaaaaatcatttttccaAATTGGGGAATAAATATCATCAAACTGAATTGATTTAAAGTTGTAACTGCAGATTATCAACACTGAGTGGGGAGCGTTTTCAGATGGTCTTCCACTAACTGAATTTGACAGGGACATGGATGCTGAGAGCATAAATCCCGGTGAGCAGGTAAAATATCTTTttttttgcttgcatatttgttaATTTTCTTGTTTGGATGTCTTAATGTGCTCTTTGTGCTGGTAGATATTTGAGAAGACGATTTCTGGTATGTACCTTGGAGAAATTGTGCGGAGAGTGCTGGCCAAAATGGCTCAAGAGCATGATCTGTTTGGCCATTCTTTCGCTGACAAACTTGCTCAGCCGTTTGTCCTAAGGCAAGCTCTTCATGTTCCAGCTTCCAAATCCAAATTATCCTCCCCTTTCAAAATTCCGTGCTAGTCTAAGCTGAACccaaaaacaaaaattgcagaacccCACATTTGTGTGCTATGCAACAAGATAGCTCAAATGACCTGGGAGAAGTTCAATTAATCTTACGCGATGTCATCGGTGTAAGTTTCTACACTTCTTTCAGTCATATATAGCCATCTCACCAACAAGTACCTGAACCTGCGATTTTCTCCCATAACCACGGTTCCAGGTCAACGAATCTTCTCTAGCGGAACGGAGGGCTATCGTAGATGTTTCTGATTGCATCGTCAAGAGAGGCAGTCGGTTGGCTGGTGCCGGCATTGCTGGCATTCTTCAGAAGATGGAGAGCGACTCCAATGGGCAGGTCTTAGGGAGACGAACAGCGGTCGCGATGGATGGTGGACTTTACGAGAATTACCCTCAGTACAGGTCGTATATGACCGAGGCTATGGTGGAGCTTCTCGGGCCCCATGACTCGAAGCACGTAGTCGTTGAGCACACAAAAGATGGGTCTGGCATCGGCGCAGCACTGTTGGCTGCCGCAAACTCAAAATATGCAGCGCAGTCCTCGACATGACAGTCATCAGGAACCTGATGGAGAGTTTGCTGCTACGTACATTGGGTGGGTTCTGGAACTTTACAACAGGAGGTTATCAACCGAACAAATCACATCAACCGAACCAAGACTGGCCTAGATTACAGGAGATTACAACAGGTCTGCCTTATTATTGTATTATCCAAGATCCAGACACGCAAATGTTACAGAAATACCTAACAACATGtgtaactatcagcatatgaataaTCAGTGAGTGTCTTTCAAGGGCATCCTGCAATCTCAGACCGTACTT contains the following coding sequences:
- the LOC124682621 gene encoding hexokinase-4, chloroplastic-like, with the protein product MSAAVGSPFPAVAVAQNSRRGRAAAVQVRSSAMAAAAPILDDLRLRCATPLPLLRHVADAMAADMRAGLAADGAGELKMIPSYVYSLPTGNETGLFYALDLGGTNFRVLRVQLGGKDRRVIDSESEQVSIPKEIMHGTTEELFDFIAARLSNFVAKEGGNFRLQKGRKREIGFTFSFPVKQTSIDSGILIKWTKGFAVSGTAGKDVVACLNAAMERQGLDMRVSALVNDTVGTLAGAHYWDEDVMVAVILGTGTNACYIEKNDFIPKLLHLGPVAGNTIINTEWGAFSDGLPLTEFDRDMDAESINPGEQIFEKTISGMYLGEIVRRVLAKMAQEHDLFGHSFADKLAQPFVLRTPHLCAMQQDSSNDLGEVQLILRDVIGVNESSLAERRAIVDVSDCIVKRGSRLAGAGIAGILQKMESDSNGQVLGRRTAVAMDGGLYENYPQYRSYMTEAMVELLGPHDSKHVVVEHTKDGSGIGAALLAAANSKYAAQSST